In Janibacter cremeus, a genomic segment contains:
- a CDS encoding cysteine desulfurase-like protein, producing the protein MSGLDVAALRARFPSLSSGIAHFDGPGGTQTPAEVGEAIARTLTGPLSNRGDDLVSETNAEEAIAGFRSALADLLGARPEGIVYGRSATQITYDIARTLAKGWGPGDDVVLSELDHDSNVRPWVQVAKAVGATVRWLPLDPATGDLDLSGIDGVVTGRTRLVALTAASNLLGTQPQVARVAEAADDVGALVYVDGVHHTAHASVDVAALGADFYVCSPYKFFGPHCAALAADPELLASLHPDKLLPSTDAVPERFELGTLPYELMAGATAAVDVIAGIAPEGGSRPERLVRAHELVHEHETRLRRRVEEDLAELGDRVTLHSVAQRRTPTLFFTFADQDAARAKRFLGERDVLAPAGTFYAYETFRALDLPVDLGMRVGLAPYTDDSDVDRLLAGLTDFLA; encoded by the coding sequence GTGTCCGGCCTCGACGTCGCCGCGCTGCGCGCGCGCTTCCCCTCCCTGTCCTCCGGCATCGCCCACTTCGACGGTCCCGGAGGGACCCAGACACCGGCCGAGGTGGGCGAGGCGATCGCCCGCACCCTCACCGGGCCGCTGTCCAACCGCGGGGACGACCTGGTCAGCGAGACCAACGCCGAGGAGGCGATCGCCGGCTTCCGCAGTGCGCTGGCCGACCTGCTCGGCGCCCGGCCGGAGGGTATCGTCTACGGCCGCAGCGCCACCCAGATCACCTATGACATCGCGCGGACCCTGGCGAAGGGGTGGGGACCGGGTGATGACGTCGTCCTCTCCGAGCTCGACCACGACTCGAACGTGCGCCCCTGGGTGCAGGTGGCCAAGGCCGTCGGTGCGACCGTGCGGTGGCTGCCGCTCGACCCGGCCACGGGCGACCTCGACCTCAGCGGCATCGACGGGGTGGTCACCGGCCGCACCCGCCTCGTGGCGCTCACCGCGGCGTCGAACCTGTTGGGCACCCAGCCGCAGGTCGCCCGGGTCGCCGAAGCCGCCGACGACGTCGGCGCCCTCGTCTACGTCGACGGGGTCCACCACACGGCACATGCGAGCGTGGACGTCGCCGCCCTGGGCGCGGACTTCTACGTCTGCTCGCCCTACAAGTTCTTCGGGCCGCACTGCGCCGCGCTCGCCGCGGACCCCGAACTGCTGGCGAGCCTCCACCCCGACAAGTTGCTGCCCTCCACGGATGCGGTCCCGGAGCGCTTCGAGCTGGGGACGCTCCCCTACGAGTTGATGGCCGGCGCGACGGCGGCGGTCGACGTCATCGCGGGCATCGCCCCGGAGGGTGGCAGCCGACCGGAACGGCTGGTCCGGGCCCACGAGCTCGTGCACGAGCACGAGACGCGGCTGCGCCGGCGGGTCGAAGAGGACCTGGCCGAGCTGGGCGACCGCGTCACCCTGCACTCCGTGGCGCAGCGGCGCACCCCCACGCTGTTCTTCACCTTCGCCGACCAAGACGCTGCCCGGGCCAAGCGCTTCCTCGGCGAGCGCGACGTCCTCGCCCCGGCCGGGACCTTCTACGCCTACGAGACCTTCCGGGCGCTGGACCTGCCAGTGGACCTCGGGATGCGGGTGGGGCTGGCGCCCTACACCGACGACTCGGACGTCGACCGACTGCTGGCAGGCCTGACCGACTTCCTCGCCTGA
- a CDS encoding SRPBCC family protein — translation MAQEKKITVQRTIDAPTEDVFEVLTNPERHPDLDGSGFVRSVDNADRIQSVGEVFTMNMSGDHMGGDYQTDNHVTAYSENKMVGWKTAPAGTEPPGWEWLWELAPEGRDHTLVTHTYDWSDVTDEALLEKIDFPLVTQENLEDTLGRLAAAVSN, via the coding sequence ATGGCACAGGAAAAGAAGATCACCGTCCAGCGCACCATCGACGCGCCCACCGAGGACGTCTTCGAGGTGCTGACCAACCCCGAGCGCCACCCCGACCTCGATGGGTCCGGGTTCGTCCGATCGGTCGACAACGCCGACCGGATCCAGTCCGTCGGTGAGGTGTTCACGATGAACATGTCCGGCGACCACATGGGGGGCGACTACCAGACCGACAACCACGTGACCGCGTACAGCGAGAACAAGATGGTCGGCTGGAAGACCGCGCCGGCAGGCACCGAGCCGCCCGGCTGGGAGTGGCTGTGGGAGCTCGCGCCCGAGGGCCGGGACCACACCCTGGTCACCCATACCTACGACTGGAGCGATGTCACCGACGAGGCGCTGCTGGAGAAGATCGACTTCCCCCTTGTCACCCAGGAGAACCTCGAGGACACCCTCGGACGTCTCGCCGCTGCGGTGAGCAACTGA
- a CDS encoding ribonuclease E inhibitor RraB — translation MTEHLMVFPDRDDAERIADDLIDEGFLEVRVVREALAGEDDGEDHEWAVHVVAPPQSPDGASDAVRERFVALAEEFDGWYDPDPA, via the coding sequence ATGACCGAGCACCTGATGGTCTTCCCCGACCGTGACGATGCCGAGCGCATCGCGGACGACCTGATCGACGAGGGATTTCTCGAGGTGCGGGTCGTGCGCGAGGCCCTCGCCGGGGAGGACGACGGAGAGGACCACGAGTGGGCGGTCCACGTGGTCGCGCCCCCGCAGTCGCCTGATGGTGCCTCGGACGCGGTCCGCGAGCGGTTCGTCGCGCTGGCCGAGGAGTTCGACGGCTGGTACGACCCCGACCCCGCCTGA
- a CDS encoding LCP family protein gives MRRYYTLTAASTIVPGLGLIRTRRRTGQAIVAAFAIALVVLIGYVLAKGLMGVIRVGVSRLALSVVIPVLIIVAVVWIGTILLTARDNMPAGAHGRPKAAMVVFAALAAVLVFAPAAQAVRYAVIQRSLIGNVFETLRPDGAVGPGSGKDPWAGTDRVNVLLLGSDAGKGRIGTRPDAIMVASIDPQSGETILFGIPRNLQDIPFSEDNPLSELYPEGYNCGDQCLMEFVWTLGKDNADLFPDDSNPGLTVTKDAVSQILDLDVDYTTVVNLEGFTQLVDAMGGVEVDVQERVCIGCKLDAYGNVVGTTGWIEPGVQQLDGFHALWYSRSRAASQDGDFSRMRRQRCMVGALLNQVNPTSMLVRYPALASTLEDNVRVDIPEDDLDEWAELVLRIQDGGSIKSLPLTNDVIDVVNPDYLKIHLMVHEAINPPEPTSEPSSSSSPTTSSPTPTPSQTPSSSETSEDALSDIAATC, from the coding sequence GTGCGTCGCTACTACACGCTGACCGCGGCCAGCACCATCGTCCCCGGACTCGGTCTGATCCGCACCCGTCGTCGGACGGGGCAGGCCATCGTCGCCGCCTTCGCCATCGCGCTCGTCGTCCTCATCGGCTACGTGCTGGCCAAGGGGCTCATGGGCGTCATCCGCGTCGGTGTCAGCCGTCTCGCGCTCAGCGTGGTCATCCCCGTGCTGATCATCGTCGCCGTGGTGTGGATCGGGACGATCCTCCTCACGGCCCGGGACAACATGCCGGCGGGCGCCCACGGTCGGCCGAAGGCCGCGATGGTGGTCTTCGCCGCGCTGGCCGCCGTGCTCGTCTTCGCGCCCGCGGCCCAGGCGGTGCGCTACGCGGTGATCCAACGCTCGCTCATCGGAAACGTCTTCGAAACGCTGCGCCCCGACGGTGCAGTCGGGCCCGGCAGCGGCAAGGATCCGTGGGCCGGCACCGACCGCGTCAACGTCCTGCTCCTGGGCTCCGACGCAGGCAAGGGCCGGATCGGGACCCGGCCGGACGCGATCATGGTCGCCAGCATCGACCCGCAGTCCGGCGAGACGATCCTCTTCGGCATCCCGCGCAACCTGCAGGACATCCCCTTCTCGGAGGACAATCCCCTCTCGGAGCTCTACCCGGAGGGCTACAACTGCGGTGACCAGTGCCTGATGGAGTTCGTCTGGACGCTGGGCAAGGACAACGCCGACCTCTTCCCCGACGACTCGAACCCCGGCCTGACGGTGACCAAGGACGCGGTCTCCCAGATCCTGGACCTGGACGTCGACTACACGACGGTGGTCAACCTCGAGGGCTTCACCCAGCTCGTGGATGCCATGGGCGGCGTCGAGGTCGACGTCCAGGAGCGCGTCTGCATCGGCTGCAAACTGGATGCGTACGGCAACGTCGTGGGGACCACGGGCTGGATCGAGCCCGGTGTGCAGCAGCTCGACGGCTTCCACGCCCTGTGGTACTCGCGCTCGAGAGCCGCCTCGCAGGACGGCGACTTCTCCCGGATGCGCCGGCAACGGTGCATGGTCGGGGCACTGCTCAACCAGGTCAACCCGACGTCGATGCTCGTGCGCTACCCGGCGCTGGCCTCGACGCTGGAGGACAATGTCCGGGTCGACATCCCCGAGGACGATCTCGACGAGTGGGCCGAGCTCGTGCTGCGCATCCAGGACGGCGGCTCGATCAAGTCGCTGCCGCTGACCAACGACGTCATCGATGTCGTCAACCCGGACTACCTGAAGATCCACCTGATGGTGCACGAGGCGATCAACCCGCCGGAGCCGACGTCCGAGCCGTCGTCGTCCTCCAGCCCGACCACGTCCTCACCGACCCCGACGCCGTCGCAGACCCCTTCCTCCAGCGAGACGTCCGAGGACGCCCTCAGCGACATCGCCGCCACCTGCTGA
- a CDS encoding class I SAM-dependent methyltransferase produces MNTDTNAAARSADTALQARINDYWDHRARVYDEAQHREGRDVVDRDLWGRVWASALPPAPARVLDLGTGSGHAAFVLADLGHDVTGVDSSAGMLEIARARTAGTKGASPTFVLGDAVDPPVAGGFDVVVSRYLMWTLREPLTALQRWRALLRPGGVLAVVDSTWFDAGLEGSPSEFIDSYAAVMDDLPLASAESIGATAEVVTAAGFTDVTTRPLTDVLEVDRRLGVAPGHRPRLQYLVHGTA; encoded by the coding sequence ATGAACACCGACACCAACGCCGCCGCCCGCTCGGCCGACACCGCGCTGCAGGCCAGGATCAACGACTACTGGGACCACCGGGCCCGGGTCTACGACGAGGCCCAGCACCGCGAGGGGCGCGATGTCGTCGACCGCGACCTGTGGGGCCGTGTCTGGGCGAGCGCGCTACCGCCGGCGCCCGCACGCGTGCTGGACCTGGGGACCGGCAGCGGCCACGCGGCCTTCGTCCTCGCCGATCTCGGCCACGACGTCACCGGAGTCGACTCCTCGGCCGGGATGCTCGAGATCGCGCGAGCAAGGACGGCCGGGACGAAGGGGGCATCCCCCACCTTCGTCCTCGGCGACGCCGTCGACCCGCCGGTCGCCGGTGGCTTCGACGTCGTCGTCAGCCGCTACCTCATGTGGACCCTGCGGGAGCCGCTGACGGCGCTGCAGCGATGGCGCGCTCTGCTGCGCCCCGGTGGCGTGCTCGCCGTCGTCGACAGCACCTGGTTCGACGCCGGACTCGAGGGGTCGCCCTCGGAGTTCATCGACTCCTACGCAGCGGTGATGGACGACCTGCCCCTGGCGAGCGCCGAGTCGATCGGGGCCACCGCCGAGGTCGTCACGGCCGCCGGGTTCACCGATGTCACCACCCGGCCGCTCACCGACGTCCTCGAGGTCGACCGGCGTCTCGGGGTCGCACCGGGACACCGACCGCGACTGCAATACCTGGTCCACGGGACGGCCTGA
- a CDS encoding ATP-binding cassette domain-containing protein translates to MISATGLRFAYGRTEIIRDISLAARPGRVLGLIGPNGSGKTTLLRLLHGGLTPAAGEVLIDGTRLDRIDRQTISRQIAVVVQESGGETTMTAAEMVLLGRTARLSGFQRTGEGDISSARTALQRVGALDLARRDFAGLSGGEKQRVLIARSLAQDADHLLLDEPTNHLDIRYQHEVLGLLRSLATTTVVVLHDLNLAARYCDDVVLLSQGQVAGAGTVDDVLDPDLLSRVYGIGVRRVDDTDGLHLLFTPLRQEVA, encoded by the coding sequence GTGATCAGCGCGACCGGGCTGCGCTTCGCCTACGGCCGCACCGAGATCATCCGGGACATCTCGCTCGCGGCCCGGCCCGGTCGCGTCCTCGGCCTCATCGGTCCCAACGGCAGCGGCAAGACCACCCTCCTGCGTCTCCTCCACGGGGGCCTGACGCCTGCCGCCGGCGAGGTCCTCATCGACGGCACCCGACTCGATCGGATCGACCGCCAGACCATCTCGCGGCAGATCGCCGTCGTCGTGCAGGAGTCCGGCGGCGAGACGACGATGACGGCCGCGGAGATGGTCCTCCTGGGGCGCACGGCCCGACTCTCCGGCTTCCAGCGGACCGGTGAGGGGGACATCTCCTCGGCCCGCACAGCGCTGCAGCGAGTCGGTGCCCTCGACCTCGCCCGGCGCGACTTCGCCGGCCTCTCCGGCGGGGAGAAGCAGCGCGTGCTCATCGCCCGCTCGCTCGCCCAGGACGCCGACCACCTGCTCCTGGACGAACCGACGAACCACCTCGACATCCGCTACCAGCACGAGGTGCTCGGCCTGCTGCGCTCTCTTGCGACGACCACGGTCGTCGTACTGCACGACCTCAACCTCGCCGCCCGCTACTGCGACGACGTCGTCCTGCTCTCCCAGGGGCAGGTCGCCGGTGCAGGCACCGTCGACGACGTCCTCGACCCGGACCTGCTCTCCCGGGTCTACGGGATCGGCGTGCGCCGGGTCGACGACACGGACGGGCTGCACCTGCTCTTCACCCCCCTTCGTCAGGAGGTCGCATGA
- a CDS encoding ABC transporter substrate-binding protein: MPSPHRRTHATALIAAATLLAAACGGSSGSTEAETRTDDGHYPVTVENCGHEVTLESEPTDVVMLKSAVVPFLTSVGVLDHVSAKAGVYPDGYFTDETAQQIADIDTLTDRVDASGHLLISKEAVVERDPGLVLGQTDNLSHASLDEVGIPSLEASGLCTSNLPEPGFQQIYDEVEMYGQVFNREDEADEAVADLKQRVEEITSTVTKGERTGAVLYPTVGGGTTYAYGNKSMTDPMLEAAGIENVFGDQDERVFEVTLETLLAKDPDVLVLLHSEGAPQEVEQAVTNLPGAESLTAVREEAVHTELFNFAEPASPLAVDGLERLIDELGDGS, translated from the coding sequence GTGCCCTCCCCGCACCGCCGCACCCACGCCACTGCCCTGATCGCCGCAGCCACCCTGCTCGCGGCCGCCTGCGGTGGCTCGTCCGGCAGCACCGAAGCGGAGACCCGCACCGACGACGGCCACTACCCCGTGACCGTGGAGAACTGCGGTCACGAGGTGACGCTCGAGTCCGAGCCGACCGATGTCGTCATGCTCAAGTCCGCGGTCGTCCCCTTCCTCACCTCCGTCGGGGTCCTCGACCACGTGAGCGCCAAGGCAGGCGTGTACCCGGACGGGTACTTCACGGACGAGACCGCGCAGCAGATCGCCGACATCGACACCCTCACCGACCGCGTCGACGCCTCCGGCCACCTGCTGATCTCCAAGGAAGCCGTCGTCGAGCGCGATCCCGGCCTCGTGCTCGGCCAGACCGACAACCTCTCCCACGCCTCCCTCGACGAGGTCGGCATCCCCTCGCTCGAGGCCTCCGGCCTGTGCACGAGCAACCTCCCCGAGCCCGGCTTCCAGCAGATCTACGACGAGGTCGAGATGTACGGCCAGGTCTTCAACCGCGAGGACGAGGCGGACGAGGCCGTCGCGGACCTCAAACAGCGCGTCGAGGAGATCACCTCCACCGTGACGAAGGGGGAGCGCACCGGGGCGGTCCTCTACCCCACCGTCGGCGGTGGCACCACCTACGCCTACGGCAACAAGTCGATGACCGACCCGATGCTCGAGGCGGCCGGGATCGAGAACGTCTTCGGTGACCAGGACGAGCGGGTCTTCGAGGTCACCCTCGAGACGCTGCTGGCCAAGGACCCGGACGTGCTCGTCCTGCTCCACTCCGAGGGGGCCCCGCAGGAGGTCGAGCAGGCCGTGACCAACCTCCCCGGGGCGGAGAGCCTCACCGCGGTCCGTGAGGAGGCCGTGCACACCGAGCTGTTCAACTTCGCCGAGCCGGCGAGCCCGCTGGCCGTCGACGGGCTGGAGCGGCTCATCGACGAGCTGGGCGACGGCTCGTGA
- a CDS encoding FecCD family ABC transporter permease gives MTTTDQTTTAPAESEVTADDDLGLGARRRRATLWTLGLLVLLLASVTASVGAGAVAIPPADTARIIAHHLLGVGEQAWSVPRDAIVWDVRMPRALLAIGVGAGLSVCGAALQAMVRNVLADPYLLGVNSGASSGAAAAILFGAGAGAGAHALPLSAFVGALAASMLVLLVARSGGRVTSLRLLLAGVAVGYALYAVTSFLIFASDSAEGSRSVLFWLLGSLSLASWGAPLVIVSVVATLTVLVLVGLGRRLDALAIGDETAQTLGVDPDTFRVRLLLLVALCVGVVVSASGSIGFVGLVIPHLARRVVGSAHRHMVPVAALMGAIFLLWADIVARTVLAPQEIPLGILTSLVGAPFLLVLIRRMHVSST, from the coding sequence ATGACCACCACTGACCAGACCACGACGGCCCCGGCCGAGTCCGAGGTCACGGCCGACGACGACCTCGGACTCGGCGCCCGACGCCGTCGCGCGACGCTGTGGACCCTCGGTCTTCTCGTCCTGCTGCTCGCCTCGGTCACCGCCTCCGTCGGCGCCGGAGCCGTCGCCATCCCACCTGCGGACACCGCACGGATCATCGCCCACCATCTGCTGGGCGTCGGCGAGCAGGCGTGGAGCGTGCCCCGCGACGCCATCGTCTGGGACGTGCGGATGCCGCGTGCCCTGCTCGCGATCGGTGTCGGTGCGGGCCTGTCCGTGTGCGGCGCCGCCCTGCAGGCGATGGTGCGCAACGTCCTGGCCGACCCCTACCTGCTCGGCGTCAACTCGGGGGCCTCCAGCGGCGCCGCCGCCGCGATCCTCTTCGGCGCCGGCGCGGGCGCCGGGGCGCACGCGCTGCCGTTGAGCGCCTTCGTCGGGGCGCTGGCCGCCTCGATGCTCGTCCTGCTCGTCGCCCGCTCCGGTGGCCGGGTGACCTCCCTGCGCCTGCTCCTGGCGGGGGTCGCCGTCGGCTACGCGCTCTACGCCGTCACCAGCTTCCTCATCTTCGCCTCCGACTCCGCCGAGGGGTCGCGCTCGGTGCTCTTCTGGCTGCTGGGCTCCCTGTCCCTCGCCTCCTGGGGCGCGCCGCTCGTGATCGTCAGCGTCGTCGCCACCCTGACCGTCCTCGTCCTCGTCGGCCTCGGCCGGCGCCTGGACGCCCTGGCGATCGGCGACGAGACGGCGCAGACCCTGGGCGTCGACCCCGACACCTTCCGCGTGCGCCTGCTGCTGCTCGTCGCGCTGTGCGTCGGGGTCGTCGTCTCCGCCTCGGGCAGCATCGGCTTCGTCGGCCTGGTCATCCCCCACCTGGCCCGCCGCGTCGTCGGCTCCGCCCACCGCCACATGGTGCCGGTCGCCGCACTCATGGGCGCCATCTTCCTGCTGTGGGCCGACATCGTCGCGCGCACCGTGCTGGCCCCCCAGGAGATCCCGCTGGGGATCCTCACCTCGCTCGTCGGCGCACCCTTCCTCCTCGTGCTCATCCGACGCATGCACGTCTCGTCCACCTGA